The genomic stretch TTTTATGCTTTTATGCTTTTATGCTTTTATGCTTTTATGCTTTTATGCTTTTATGCTTTTATGCTTTTATGAGAATTTGAACTTTCATTTGCATAAATCCAGCTAAATGGAAGCTTGGCTTTTGTTTAAATCTTGAGAATACTGCTGCCTTTGCTTATGACCTGATCTTTATGACTTGGCTGTTATTTATTCTTGGTGCAATGGTCGCAGGTTTTGTCCAGGGGCTGACCGGCTTTGCCTTTGCCCTGATCGCCATGTCTTTCTGGGTCTGGGTGCTGCCTCCGCAACTGGCCGCGCCCTTGCTGGTATTTGCCTCGATCTGGAGTCATGTGATTTCACTCAGTCAGGAAAAAAAGCAGCTAGTTTTATCTAGGCAGTTGGTGCTGCCTTATCTGATTGCTGGTCTGATTGGCGTGCCGCTGGGTACTTATCTGTTGCAGATCATTCAAGCAGATACCTTTAAGATGATCTTGGGATTTTTTCTGGTACTGTGGTGTCCGGTGATGCTATTCAATCCGCAATTCAAAACAATTCAGCATTCAGGAAAATTGACTGATAGCTGCATCGGTTTTATTGGCGGAATTTTAGGAGGACTGGGCGGTTTTTGCGGTGCCATTCCTTCGGCCTGGGTGATGTTAAAACAATTACCCAAAACCCAGCAGCGCTATATTTTACGGCACTTTAATTTTGCAATTCAGCTTTTCACGCTGGGTACTTATGTATGGCAAGGCCTGATCAATCAAAGCCATTTACCCTATATGGCCTTGCTGATTGTTTTTGTGAGTATTCCGGCAATTTTAGGCGCAAAACTATTTTATAAAATTTCGGAATTACTGTTCAAACGCATGATCTTAAGTTTACTCTTTAGTGCAGGCTGTTTTCTATTAGCGTCCCAATTCATTTAAACACAAGATCAAGCCGAGTCTGTCTTCCCCGCTAAAGCTTGAATCCGTTGAAATAACTGCTATGTTAAGGCCAATCTTTGTAAATATAGATCATCATTATGCAGATTCGTGATCAGATTGTTCTTGTTACTGGTGGTGCACGTGGTTTGGGTTTAGCCATTACTCAGGCTTTACTGGCTGAGGGTGCGCGCGTGGTCGTGAACTATCATAGCAGTCAGCAGCAAGCCGAACAGCTTGCCCAGCAATATCCTGCGCAGGTATTTATTTATCAGGCAGATGTCACTCAAGCTGATCAGGTACGCGCTTTATTTGCCGCGGCAAAAAATCATTTCGGCGAAGCAATTCATGCTGTAGTCAATAATGCACTGATTGAATTTGAATTTAATGGCGATGCACGCCCTAAAGTAGAAACGCTGACTTGGGACATGTTGCAACGGCAATTCAGCGGTGCAGTACAGGCAGCTTTAAATACCACCCAAGCCGCACTGGATGACATGAAACGGGCAGGGTTCGGCCGGATCGTGAATATTGGTACAAACCTCGTGCAAAATCCGGTAGTTCCTTATCATGACTATACCGCCGCCAAAGCAGCATTATTGGCCTTTACCCGCACCACGGCGCAAGACTTGGGACAATATGGCATTAATGTAAATATGCTCTCTGGTGGCCTGTTACAAACTACGGATGCCAGTAAGGCCACACCTGACATTGTCTTTGACCTGATTGCTCAATCGACGCCTTTACGCCGCGTAATTACACCAGAAGAATTTGCTGCTGCAATCCTGATGTTTTTGTCACCTTATTCACGTGCCGTCACAGGACAAAACCTGATTGTAGATGGCGGGCTGGTCAAAGGTTAAATGTTTAGAGAATGGACTTGAATTTTCAAATTCTGTTGTTCTATTTTTTAACCATTTGGTAGATTAAAAAGGTTTTGTGACCGGGTTTTACTTCTACAATAGTGCGCTCCCATAAAGCCTTTAGTCTACTTTCCATGAAATTTATCACGACATTGCTCAGTACCTTGCTACTGGCAGGTTGTATGTCCAGCGATTTGAAAAAATCAGAACAATTACTGCAAAATTTCCATTGTGCCAAGGTAGATACCGCCCAAATGCCACATAGCAGTATGACCGACTATTATCAGCAGATGTTGTATAGCAGCAAATCCAAAGTCGAGTCTTATATCAAACAGTATTATCAAGGTGAAGAGTTATTTGACCTGCCATTGCATGAAGTGGTGGAACAGCAATATGATCTGTATAAAGATGCCTGCCAAAATCTGGGTGGAATTTTGCCGACTTCTGAACATGCCTCTTAAGTCTGTCAATCTTCATGATTATTAGGCAATAAAAAAGCAGGAGAATTTTCCTGCTTTTTTTCAACTCAATTTTAATTCTGATAATAGCGCTGATCTACACTAAAGCATTCAGGGAATTTTGGTTGAATCTCTGCATAAAATGCCATGATTTCTGCCATATCTTTTTCATAATCCCCTGTCGGATAAACGATTTTACCTACGCCAGTTTTCTTCTTGGCATAGTCCATATAGGCCAATGCAATCGGCACACCGGCACTAATCGCTACATGATAAAAACCTGTCTTCCACTGTTCCTGTTTGGCACGAGTTGCTTCTGGCGTGACCAGCATGACCAGTTTAGGATGAGTCTTGAATAAGTCTGTCATCAGCTGAACCATGCTCGGACGAGGTTCACCCGGCTGTTTAGGACGGCGATCGATCCCGATACCGCCCATAGCACGTACAAAAGGTCCAAATGGCAATTTCATATAACTGTCTTTAATGGTTAAGCGAACATTCACACCTAATGCTTTTAAGGCCAGTCGCGCATACAGTGCATCCCAATTACTGGTATGAGGCGCAGCAATCATGACACATTGGTCTAAATCTAGGGGCCAATGGTTATCAATTTCCCAACCCATCAGCCTCAGGCTTTGTTCTGCTAACTTCTCAAACACGTCACGCACCAATTCTATTCAAAATTGCGCGAATTTTAGCAACCTCGGCAAATATAGATAGTGCTCTATGATCAATAAATAAACAGTTAATCTATATTTGTATAATTAGAATTTTTAAATGAATAGTTGATTATTTTTGCCACCTTTCAACTTATCTCATACATCAATTTACGGATAGTTAAGATTGCTTCCCAATATAAATAGGAATTTCTTTCTAATTTAAAGGATTCATGCATTAAAAAGCTCTTAACCTCCTCATTTTGGGATATGGCAAATATAAGGGTCTTTTTATACTGAATCCACATTATAAATTTCAGGAAGATTCTAGGGTGTGTCCTCATTTGGCTTTGCACCAAATAAATATACAGGCTATACGAATCATAGATTTATAATTGCGTGCCAGTTTATCAAATCGAGTTGCAATAGCACGGAAATGTTTTAATCTCGAAAATGCATTTTCAACTAAGTGTCTTAATTTATATAGATATTTATCAAATTCCTTATTCGATCTCTTACTGTTTGATCTCAATGGAATAATGGGAATCATATTCTTGTTCTTGGCATATATTCTAATGTACTCAGCATCATACCCCTTATCAGCAATGAGATAAGTTGCCTCGTCTACCGTATCAATCAGTTGTTTTGCAACTTGACTGTCGTGGACGTCACCCCCAGTGATTTTAAAATCAATCGGTAATCCATTCGCGTCGGTTGCAAGATGTATTTTTGTTGTTCGTCCACCACGTGATTGTCCAATTGCTCTTTCGAAACCATGCCGAGCTCCACTTGCATGTTGATGCACGCGTATGTAACTTCCGTCAATGAATACCCATTCTTGATCCAAGACGCCTCGTAATCTAAAAAAAATTTATCCCACAATCCCTTGCTTGCCCAACGATTAAAGCGATTGTAAGCAGTTTGCCAAGGACAAAATTCTTGGGGAATATCACGCCATGTGGCGCCTGTACGCAGTTTCCATAAGATCGCTTCCATGATATTTCTACTATTCTTTGAACAGTAACAACCGTGTAATCGCATAGTATCTTGAATTTGCTGCCAGATATCATCGGTGAGAAGAGTACGTGCCATTGAAAAAATATAGAAATCAAAAGAGCTTAAAGGAGGATTTTAAGTATTTAAAACCAATTTTTCAAATGAGGACACGCCCTAATGAAAAAGACTTTACTTTGTATTGCTTTAGCAGGGTTACTTAGTGCCTGTGGTGGTTCGGATGATAATGCCAGTACACCTCCAGCAAACAATGTTGGCACCCAAACCGGCGTACTGACGGACGGAATCATTTCAGGGGTGACCTATATCACCAGTAGTGGTGCAACAGGAGTTACCAACGAAAAAGGAGAATTTAAATTTAATGATGATGAAAAAGTAAAATTCTTTATTGGGGGTGTACAACTCGGTGATGAAATTGAAGCAAAGGAGCGTATCACACCATTAGATTTAGTCGAAAGTGAAAATGCGCGTATCAACCTTATGGTTTTTTTACAATCCTTAGATGGAAAAGGTGATCATAGCGATGGCATTCAGATTAGTGATGACACTAAAACAGCCTTCACTGCTGTAAAGCTTAATTTTAACCAAAGTACCACCGACTTCGTAAATGAAGTTGTCACCAAAACAGCCATCACACCAGATCAGTTGATAACACCAGAAAAAGCTTCAGAAAACTTCCAAGCGAC from Acinetobacter lwoffii encodes the following:
- a CDS encoding 3-oxoacyl-ACP reductase translates to MQIRDQIVLVTGGARGLGLAITQALLAEGARVVVNYHSSQQQAEQLAQQYPAQVFIYQADVTQADQVRALFAAAKNHFGEAIHAVVNNALIEFEFNGDARPKVETLTWDMLQRQFSGAVQAALNTTQAALDDMKRAGFGRIVNIGTNLVQNPVVPYHDYTAAKAALLAFTRTTAQDLGQYGINVNMLSGGLLQTTDASKATPDIVFDLIAQSTPLRRVITPEEFAAAILMFLSPYSRAVTGQNLIVDGGLVKG
- a CDS encoding 1-acyl-sn-glycerol-3-phosphate acyltransferase, with the protein product MGWEIDNHWPLDLDQCVMIAAPHTSNWDALYARLALKALGVNVRLTIKDSYMKLPFGPFVRAMGGIGIDRRPKQPGEPRPSMVQLMTDLFKTHPKLVMLVTPEATRAKQEQWKTGFYHVAISAGVPIALAYMDYAKKKTGVGKIVYPTGDYEKDMAEIMAFYAEIQPKFPECFSVDQRYYQN
- a CDS encoding IS5 family transposase (programmed frameshift); the encoded protein is MARTLLTDDIWQQIQDTMRLHGCYCSKNSRNIMEAILWKLRTGATWRDIPQEFCPWQTAYNRFNRWASKGLWDKFFLDLRGVLDQEWVFIDGSYIRVHQHASGARHGFERAIGQSRGGRTTKIHLATDANGLPIDFKITGGDVHDSQVAKQLIDTVDEATYLIADKGYDAEYIRIYAKNKNMIPIIPLRSNSKRSNKEFDKYLYKLRHLVENAFSRLKHFRAIATRFDKLARNYKSMIRIACIFIWCKAK
- a CDS encoding sulfite exporter TauE/SafE family protein, with the translated sequence MTWLLFILGAMVAGFVQGLTGFAFALIAMSFWVWVLPPQLAAPLLVFASIWSHVISLSQEKKQLVLSRQLVLPYLIAGLIGVPLGTYLLQIIQADTFKMILGFFLVLWCPVMLFNPQFKTIQHSGKLTDSCIGFIGGILGGLGGFCGAIPSAWVMLKQLPKTQQRYILRHFNFAIQLFTLGTYVWQGLINQSHLPYMALLIVFVSIPAILGAKLFYKISELLFKRMILSLLFSAGCFLLASQFI